Proteins found in one Cellulomonas palmilytica genomic segment:
- a CDS encoding ubiquitin-like protein Pup translates to MAGQERINPRRDDDEPVDDAPEPVAPAAQSRDAEVDALLDEIDDVLEQNAEQFVRGFVQKGGQ, encoded by the coding sequence ATGGCAGGTCAGGAGCGGATCAACCCGCGCCGGGACGACGACGAGCCGGTCGACGACGCGCCGGAGCCCGTCGCGCCCGCCGCGCAGAGCCGGGACGCCGAGGTCGACGCGCTGCTCGACGAGATCGACGACGTGCTGGAGCAGAACGCGGAGCAGTTCGTCCGCGGCTTCGTCCAGAAGGGTGGTCAGTGA
- the hisF gene encoding imidazole glycerol phosphate synthase subunit HisF, with product MSLALRVIPCLDVDAGRVVKGVNFENLRDAGDPVELAHRYDAEGADELTFLDVSASSGNRETTYDVVRRTAEEVFVPLTVGGGVRSADDVDRLLRAGADKVGVNTAAIARAELIAEIADRFGSQVLVLSVDARRVTGDVRTDSGYEVTTHGGRRGTGIDAVAWAARAAELGAGEILLNSMDADGTTSGFDLQMLRDVRAQVSVPLIASGGAGTPEHFVEAARAGADAVLAASVFHFGTLTVGDVKHALREAGITVR from the coding sequence GTGAGCCTCGCCCTGCGCGTCATCCCGTGCCTCGACGTCGACGCAGGTCGCGTCGTCAAGGGCGTGAACTTCGAGAACCTGCGCGACGCGGGCGACCCGGTCGAGCTCGCGCACCGCTACGACGCGGAGGGTGCCGACGAGCTGACGTTCCTCGACGTGTCCGCGTCGTCGGGCAACCGCGAGACGACCTACGACGTCGTGCGCCGCACCGCGGAGGAGGTGTTCGTCCCGCTCACGGTGGGTGGAGGCGTGCGCTCGGCCGACGACGTGGACCGCCTGCTGCGCGCGGGCGCCGACAAGGTCGGCGTGAACACCGCGGCGATCGCCCGCGCCGAGCTGATCGCCGAGATCGCGGACCGGTTCGGCTCGCAGGTGCTCGTGCTGTCGGTCGACGCGCGGCGCGTGACCGGTGACGTGCGGACCGACTCGGGCTACGAGGTGACGACGCACGGCGGGCGCCGCGGCACCGGGATCGACGCGGTCGCGTGGGCGGCGCGCGCCGCCGAGCTGGGCGCGGGGGAGATCCTGCTCAACTCGATGGACGCCGACGGCACGACCTCGGGTTTCGACCTGCAGATGCTGCGCGACGTGCGGGCCCAGGTGTCGGTGCCGCTCATCGCGAGCGGCGGCGCGGGGACGCCCGAGCACTTCGTCGAGGCCGCGCGGGCGGGTGCGGACGCCGTGCTCGCCGCGAGCGTGTTCCACTTCGGCACGCTCACCGTCGGTGACGTCAAGCACGCGCTGCGCGAGGCCGGCATCACGGTCCGCTGA
- the pafA gene encoding Pup--protein ligase, giving the protein MDKRIFGLETEYGVTCAATDGRGLSADEVARYLFRKVVAWGRSSNVFLRNGSRLYLDVGSHPEYATAECDDVRQLVTHDRAGERILEGLVADAQQRLEHEGLPGTIHLFKNNTDSAGNSYGCHENYLVRRQGDFARLSDVLVPFLITRQVLTGAGKVLATPRGAVYCLSQRADHIWEAVSSATTRSRPIINTRDEPHADAEHFRRLHVIVGDSSMSESTTMLKVGATDLVLRLVEAGIPIRDMSLENPIRAIREISHDMTGTAPITLASGRTTTALDLQEEYLSRVSDFVAQRGGGSPQDKQVLELWERGLHALRTQDLSLVERELDWVIKYRLIERYRAKHDLPLSDVRVQRLDLAYHDISRTEGLYNLLAAKGLVERLTTDLEVFEATSVPPQTTRAKLRGDFVRAAQEARRDYTVDWVHLKLNDQAQRTVLCKDPFRNVDERVERLIESM; this is encoded by the coding sequence ATGGACAAGCGGATCTTCGGCCTCGAGACGGAGTACGGCGTCACGTGCGCCGCCACGGACGGGCGCGGGCTGTCGGCCGACGAGGTCGCGCGCTACCTGTTCCGCAAGGTGGTGGCGTGGGGGCGCTCGTCGAACGTGTTCCTGCGCAACGGGTCACGGCTGTACCTCGACGTCGGCTCGCACCCCGAGTACGCGACGGCGGAGTGCGACGACGTGCGCCAGCTCGTCACGCACGACCGCGCGGGTGAGCGGATCCTCGAGGGGCTGGTGGCGGACGCGCAGCAGCGCCTCGAGCACGAGGGCCTGCCGGGCACCATCCACCTGTTCAAGAACAACACGGACTCCGCGGGCAACTCCTACGGCTGCCACGAGAACTACCTCGTGCGGCGCCAGGGTGACTTCGCGCGGTTGTCGGACGTGCTCGTGCCGTTCCTCATCACGCGGCAGGTGCTCACGGGCGCGGGCAAGGTCCTGGCGACCCCGCGGGGCGCGGTGTACTGCCTGTCGCAGCGCGCCGACCACATCTGGGAGGCCGTCTCGAGCGCGACGACCCGCTCGCGCCCGATCATCAACACGCGCGACGAGCCGCACGCCGACGCCGAGCACTTCCGCCGGCTGCACGTGATCGTGGGCGACTCCTCGATGTCCGAGTCGACGACGATGCTCAAGGTCGGGGCGACCGACCTGGTGCTGCGCCTCGTCGAGGCGGGCATCCCGATCCGCGACATGTCGCTCGAGAACCCGATCCGCGCGATCCGCGAGATCAGCCACGACATGACGGGCACCGCGCCGATCACGCTCGCGAGCGGGCGCACGACCACCGCGCTCGACCTGCAGGAGGAGTACCTGTCCCGCGTGAGCGACTTCGTCGCGCAGCGCGGCGGGGGGTCGCCGCAGGACAAGCAGGTGCTCGAGCTGTGGGAGCGCGGGCTGCACGCGCTGCGGACGCAGGACCTGTCGCTCGTGGAGCGCGAGCTCGACTGGGTCATCAAGTACCGGCTCATCGAGCGCTACCGCGCCAAGCACGACCTGCCGCTGTCGGACGTACGCGTCCAGCGCCTCGACCTGGCGTACCACGACATCTCGCGCACCGAGGGCCTGTACAACCTGCTGGCCGCGAAGGGCCTGGTCGAGCGCCTGACGACCGACCTCGAGGTGTTCGAGGCGACGAGCGTGCCGCCGCAGACGACCCGTGCCAAGCTGCGCGGCGACTTCGTGCGCGCCGCCCAGGAGGCGCGCCGGGACTACACGGTCGACTGGGTGCACCTCAAGCTCAACGACCAGGCGCAGCGCACCGTGCTGTGCAAGGACCCGTTCCGCAACGTCGACGAGCGCGTGGAGAGGCTCATCGAGTCGATGTGA
- the prcB gene encoding proteasome subunit beta, protein MTHPDPLAAGRLPAAFMTPGSSSFVDFLAAHAPSLLPGNRPLVGAEQLHAPHGTTIVAVVCTGGIVMAGDRRATMGSMIASREIEKVFPADEYSAVGIAGTAGLAVELVRLFQLELEHYEKIEGSLLSLDGKANRLSTMIRGNLGLALQGLAVVPLFGGYDLERGIGRIFSYDVTGGRYEEHDHHAVGSGSVFARGSLKKLWRPGLSPVDAVRVAVEALVDAADDDSATGGPDTTRRIWPVVATVTESGYLRVPDAELEQVAEAVVAERRAQHARGGERA, encoded by the coding sequence ATGACGCACCCTGACCCGCTCGCGGCGGGCCGACTCCCGGCCGCCTTCATGACCCCGGGCTCGTCGTCGTTCGTCGACTTCCTCGCCGCCCATGCGCCGTCGCTGCTGCCCGGGAACCGCCCGCTCGTCGGCGCCGAGCAGCTGCACGCCCCGCACGGCACGACGATCGTGGCGGTCGTGTGCACGGGCGGCATCGTCATGGCCGGGGACCGTCGCGCGACGATGGGCTCGATGATCGCGAGCCGCGAGATCGAGAAGGTCTTCCCGGCCGACGAGTACTCGGCGGTGGGCATCGCGGGCACCGCGGGCCTCGCGGTCGAGCTCGTGCGGCTGTTCCAGCTCGAGCTCGAGCACTACGAGAAGATCGAGGGCAGCCTGCTGTCGCTCGACGGCAAGGCGAACCGCCTGTCCACGATGATCCGCGGCAACCTGGGCCTCGCGCTGCAGGGTCTGGCGGTCGTGCCGCTGTTCGGCGGCTACGACCTCGAGCGCGGCATCGGCCGGATCTTCTCGTACGACGTCACGGGCGGCCGGTACGAGGAGCACGACCACCACGCGGTCGGGTCGGGCTCGGTGTTCGCACGCGGCTCGCTCAAGAAGCTGTGGCGTCCCGGCCTGTCGCCGGTCGACGCCGTGCGGGTCGCGGTCGAGGCGCTCGTCGACGCCGCGGACGACGACTCCGCCACGGGCGGTCCCGACACGACGCGCCGCATCTGGCCGGTCGTCGCGACCGTCACCGAGTCCGGCTACCTGCGGGTGCCGGACGCCGAGCTCGAGCAGGTCGCCGAGGCCGTCGTCGCGGAACGCCGCGCGCAGCACGCACGAGGGGGTGAGCGCGCGTGA
- a CDS encoding TIGR03085 family metal-binding protein, with protein MTWHPALRADLVEALRAVPPDAPTLCDGWQARHLAAHVVLRERSVRVGLGLAAARVTDVADRAVDELAATAADEAGYAALVDRVEAGPPRWHPTALAGDAANLTELYVHGEDVRRGDGTPRERPLEPGLVEALWRDAARFARLRTSRVPVGLVLVRHDGPRTHVRRPRGDHGTVVVRGAAGELVLWLAGRGAATTLVVQGEDADVAALAARLPLP; from the coding sequence ATGACCTGGCACCCCGCGCTGCGCGCCGATCTCGTCGAGGCCCTGCGGGCGGTCCCGCCGGACGCGCCGACGCTGTGCGACGGGTGGCAGGCACGCCACCTCGCGGCGCACGTCGTGCTGCGGGAGCGCTCGGTGCGCGTCGGTCTCGGGCTCGCCGCGGCGCGCGTCACGGACGTCGCCGACCGCGCGGTCGACGAGCTCGCGGCGACCGCCGCCGACGAGGCCGGGTACGCCGCGCTCGTCGACCGCGTGGAGGCCGGTCCGCCGCGCTGGCACCCCACCGCCCTGGCCGGCGACGCCGCGAACCTCACCGAGCTGTACGTGCACGGCGAGGACGTGCGCCGCGGCGACGGCACGCCCCGCGAGCGGCCGCTCGAGCCCGGGCTCGTCGAGGCGTTGTGGCGGGACGCGGCCCGGTTCGCCCGGTTGCGGACCTCGCGCGTGCCCGTCGGGCTGGTGCTCGTGCGCCACGACGGTCCGCGCACCCACGTGCGGCGTCCGCGCGGCGACCACGGCACGGTCGTCGTGCGGGGCGCCGCCGGCGAGCTCGTGCTGTGGCTCGCGGGACGGGGCGCGGCCACGACGCTCGTCGTGCAGGGCGAGGACGCCGACGTCGCGGCGCTCGCCGCGCGCCTGCCGCTGCCCTGA
- a CDS encoding SCO7613 C-terminal domain-containing membrane protein: MTRPPVPHPRAGALEEARRLLLDPGRCPGCGARLAGTRCDGCGLGLAGPAGAAVWEASRAAAAALAHQADVVGAVRRSAAAPAAARVTAGAPATTPVGPLGPPPPPPRPSTPPPSVPRPAPAVGPAPYAPPGASTPPPARQPARQPWPVQTVLVALGAALLAVASLVFLVFTWELLTLGARAAVIALGTAAVLALAVVLRRRGLRVSAEAVAALGSVLLTLDVWALWATGLLGGAPGWLVGGVGLAACGGLLALYGARTGLRAGTVAAAVLVPVAPLPAVLDARTAAGAMGGLLLAFAATSTRHLPAVRARVAERRVLATGAVALAVPLVVVPVVALARTDDAGPTAALVVLAVVAVAAFAVQSAVTRAAAAGAWAGGAGLLAVATAAVAVPPVTEAAVPWSAPGAAAVAVLAALAALVAPPAVRSRTDVASAVAAVAAAASALPEVVLLALAATAAVLEPGGDDFAWAAGAVVTTASSVLVAAAVGLRLAPVVRHVAAALACVAVLEGVALLVGSPPQAVAAFAAVTLAALVVPLPSPWRRHTRTLAVLASAAAVVASATGVAADATTAERVALTVTLAVGTGVALVAANWGGRSARAAGTGVAAVLATAAVATALRLAGAGARDAALLAAAALGLTVVALVLPRLVSRPRRIVLLPTAAAVQSVTWLVATAAAVDAGPAGADLRPALPLVALPLAAAVQCLALALLGRGRVGPAARRVATGLVVPAAATVVLTAHLATGRPAAGTTSLVACVLACAGALVARAVGGAARGLRSALEVSGAVVAGLALAAAPAAGVVTLELVLLAVTAGVVALAPDRRALRWWALGLAVVASWTGLAARDVGLPEAYAAPLGLVLAGIGVARLRRAAAPPQPDGAELSRQRSASAVSFLIAGVLLVGVPPALVSDSLTVGSAHLDRTALLTGGLVLLAAAAWWLAGSRVPASRSVATALAGCVGLLAVLGPVRRAATAVADGSGGEAWGLAAAAVLGLATLAANRAGAPRTSVLAGAWAALLVAALPTLVVAGTAAGTTAADGVEPFAVARLAAVAVVGTALALVGVRRDRPVLVGQGLTLLGLATLTGVVSAGPLPLDAVLGVAGVLAGAVGAARLAHDPAARSWPALGVPCGLVLVPALVGLQAAPTPWRWTVALVGGVAAVLVGAARRLQAPFVVGAAVLAAEVALQLVAAGASVVSHVGWWPLLFAGGVVLTVVGVTYERRLRDAREATRFVARLR, from the coding sequence ATGACCCGCCCACCCGTCCCCCACCCCCGCGCCGGTGCGCTCGAGGAGGCGCGACGGCTGCTGCTCGACCCCGGCCGTTGCCCGGGGTGCGGCGCACGCCTGGCCGGCACACGCTGCGACGGCTGCGGCCTCGGGCTCGCCGGACCGGCGGGTGCGGCCGTGTGGGAGGCCTCGCGCGCGGCCGCGGCGGCGCTCGCGCACCAGGCCGACGTCGTCGGTGCCGTGCGGCGCAGCGCTGCGGCGCCCGCCGCGGCCCGCGTCACGGCGGGTGCCCCGGCCACCACCCCGGTCGGTCCGTTGGGCCCGCCCCCGCCCCCGCCGCGACCGTCGACCCCGCCGCCGTCCGTGCCACGGCCCGCCCCCGCCGTCGGGCCGGCGCCGTACGCACCCCCGGGAGCGTCGACGCCGCCGCCGGCCCGGCAGCCCGCGCGCCAGCCGTGGCCCGTGCAGACCGTCCTGGTCGCGCTCGGCGCCGCGCTGCTCGCCGTGGCGAGCCTCGTGTTCCTCGTGTTCACCTGGGAGCTGCTGACCCTGGGCGCGCGCGCCGCGGTCATCGCGCTCGGCACGGCCGCCGTCCTCGCGCTCGCCGTCGTGCTGCGCCGCCGCGGGCTGCGCGTCTCGGCGGAGGCGGTGGCCGCGCTCGGGTCCGTGCTGCTGACGCTCGACGTCTGGGCGCTGTGGGCCACCGGGCTGCTCGGGGGTGCACCCGGCTGGCTCGTGGGCGGGGTCGGCCTCGCCGCGTGCGGCGGCCTGCTCGCGCTCTACGGCGCCCGCACCGGTCTGCGGGCGGGGACGGTCGCGGCGGCCGTGCTCGTCCCGGTCGCGCCGCTGCCCGCCGTGCTCGACGCCCGCACCGCGGCCGGTGCGATGGGCGGGCTGCTGCTCGCGTTCGCCGCGACGTCCACCCGGCATCTGCCGGCCGTGCGAGCGCGCGTCGCGGAGCGTCGCGTGCTCGCGACCGGTGCGGTCGCTCTCGCGGTCCCGCTCGTCGTCGTGCCGGTGGTGGCGCTCGCGAGGACCGACGACGCGGGACCCACGGCCGCGCTCGTCGTGCTCGCGGTCGTCGCGGTCGCGGCGTTCGCGGTGCAGAGCGCGGTCACCCGCGCAGCCGCCGCCGGCGCCTGGGCCGGCGGCGCCGGCCTGCTCGCGGTCGCGACCGCCGCGGTCGCCGTGCCGCCCGTCACCGAGGCCGCCGTGCCGTGGTCCGCGCCCGGCGCGGCGGCCGTCGCGGTCCTCGCAGCCCTGGCCGCGCTCGTCGCTCCCCCGGCCGTGCGCTCGCGCACCGACGTCGCATCCGCGGTCGCCGCGGTCGCCGCCGCCGCGTCCGCGCTGCCCGAGGTGGTCCTCCTCGCGCTCGCCGCGACCGCGGCCGTGCTCGAGCCCGGCGGCGACGACTTCGCGTGGGCCGCGGGGGCGGTCGTGACCACGGCGTCGAGCGTCCTGGTGGCGGCCGCCGTCGGGCTCCGGCTCGCGCCGGTCGTCCGGCACGTCGCGGCCGCGCTGGCCTGCGTCGCCGTGCTCGAGGGCGTCGCCCTGCTCGTCGGCTCGCCGCCCCAGGCGGTCGCCGCGTTCGCGGCGGTCACGCTCGCCGCGCTCGTCGTGCCGCTGCCGTCGCCCTGGCGCCGCCACACGCGCACGCTTGCCGTCCTCGCGTCCGCGGCCGCGGTCGTCGCGTCGGCCACCGGCGTCGCGGCCGACGCGACGACGGCCGAGCGCGTCGCACTGACGGTCACGCTGGCCGTCGGGACGGGCGTCGCGCTCGTCGCGGCGAACTGGGGCGGTCGGTCGGCGCGCGCCGCGGGCACCGGCGTCGCCGCCGTGCTGGCGACCGCCGCGGTCGCGACCGCGCTGCGGCTCGCCGGTGCGGGCGCCCGTGACGCGGCGCTGCTCGCCGCCGCCGCGCTCGGCCTCACGGTCGTCGCGCTCGTCCTGCCGCGGCTCGTCTCCCGACCGCGGCGGATCGTCCTGCTCCCGACCGCCGCGGCCGTGCAGTCGGTCACGTGGCTCGTCGCGACGGCCGCGGCCGTCGACGCCGGTCCGGCCGGCGCCGACCTCCGTCCGGCCCTGCCGCTCGTGGCGCTCCCCCTCGCCGCCGCGGTCCAGTGCCTCGCGCTCGCGCTGCTCGGGCGCGGTCGCGTCGGACCCGCCGCGCGGCGCGTCGCCACCGGGCTCGTCGTGCCGGCCGCGGCCACGGTCGTGCTCACCGCGCACCTCGCGACCGGGCGTCCCGCGGCCGGGACGACGTCGCTGGTGGCGTGCGTGCTCGCGTGCGCCGGGGCGCTCGTGGCCCGCGCCGTCGGCGGCGCCGCGCGCGGCCTGCGGTCCGCGCTCGAGGTCAGCGGGGCGGTCGTCGCGGGACTCGCGCTCGCCGCCGCGCCCGCCGCGGGGGTCGTGACGCTCGAGCTCGTCCTGCTGGCCGTGACGGCCGGCGTCGTCGCCCTGGCGCCGGACCGCCGTGCGCTGCGGTGGTGGGCGCTGGGCCTCGCGGTCGTCGCGTCGTGGACGGGGCTCGCCGCGCGGGACGTCGGCCTCCCCGAGGCCTACGCCGCACCGCTCGGCCTGGTGCTCGCCGGCATCGGCGTCGCGCGGCTGCGCCGGGCCGCCGCACCCCCGCAGCCGGACGGAGCGGAGCTCTCGCGGCAGCGGAGCGCGTCCGCCGTGTCGTTCCTCATCGCCGGCGTGCTGCTCGTCGGCGTCCCCCCGGCGCTCGTCAGCGACTCCCTCACCGTCGGCTCGGCGCACCTCGACCGCACCGCGCTGCTGACCGGCGGGCTCGTGCTCCTGGCCGCGGCGGCCTGGTGGCTCGCGGGCTCGCGCGTGCCCGCGAGCCGGTCCGTGGCCACCGCGCTGGCCGGGTGCGTCGGGCTGCTCGCGGTCCTGGGGCCCGTGCGACGCGCCGCCACGGCCGTCGCCGACGGCTCCGGAGGCGAGGCGTGGGGCCTCGCCGCGGCGGCGGTCCTCGGTCTCGCGACCCTCGCCGCGAACCGCGCGGGCGCGCCGCGCACGAGCGTGCTCGCCGGCGCGTGGGCCGCCCTGCTCGTCGCCGCGCTCCCCACCCTCGTCGTCGCCGGCACCGCCGCCGGCACGACGGCGGCCGACGGCGTCGAGCCGTTCGCGGTCGCGCGGCTCGCCGCGGTCGCCGTGGTCGGCACGGCCCTCGCGCTCGTCGGCGTGCGCCGGGACCGGCCCGTCCTGGTCGGGCAGGGGCTCACGCTGCTCGGCCTCGCGACGCTCACCGGCGTCGTGAGCGCCGGCCCGCTCCCGCTCGACGCGGTGCTGGGCGTCGCGGGCGTGCTCGCGGGGGCCGTCGGGGCGGCGCGGCTCGCGCACGACCCCGCCGCGCGCTCCTGGCCCGCGCTCGGGGTCCCGTGCGGGCTCGTGCTCGTGCCCGCGCTCGTCGGTCTCCAGGCCGCACCGACGCCGTGGCGGTGGACGGTCGCGCTCGTCGGTGGCGTCGCCGCGGTGCTCGTCGGAGCGGCCCGCCGGTTGCAGGCACCGTTCGTCGTCGGCGCCGCCGTGCTCGCGGCCGAGGTCGCCCTGCAGCTCGTGGCCGCCGGCGCCTCGGTGGTCTCGCACGTCGGCTGGTGGCCGCTGCTGTTCGCCGGCGGCGTCGTGCTCACCGTCGTCGGCGTGACCTACGAGCGCCGGCTGCGCGACGCGCGCGAGGCCACGCGGTTCGTCGCCCGGCTCCGCTGA
- the prcA gene encoding proteasome subunit alpha has product MSMPFYVSPEQLMKDRADYARKGIARGRSVVVVQYDEGIAFATENASRALHKVSEIYDRIAFAAVGKYNEFENLRVAGVRYADLRGYSYDREDVTARALANAYTQTLGTVFTTESKPLEVELVVAEVGREAEGDQIYRLTYDGSVADEHGWVVMGGQAERLGTLVGDAWQPGMTLPQVLRLAVRALGAPPEDGGEQRTIPAAQLEVAVLDRTRPRRAFRRLAGPLLEDLLEG; this is encoded by the coding sequence GTGAGCATGCCGTTCTACGTCTCGCCCGAGCAGCTCATGAAGGACCGGGCCGACTACGCGCGCAAGGGCATCGCGCGCGGCCGCAGCGTCGTCGTCGTGCAGTACGACGAGGGCATCGCGTTCGCCACCGAGAACGCGTCGCGCGCGCTGCACAAGGTCTCGGAGATCTACGACCGCATCGCGTTCGCGGCGGTCGGCAAGTACAACGAGTTCGAGAACCTGCGCGTCGCGGGCGTGCGGTACGCGGACCTGCGCGGCTACTCCTACGACCGCGAGGACGTCACGGCCCGGGCCCTGGCGAACGCGTACACGCAGACGCTCGGCACGGTGTTCACCACCGAGTCCAAGCCGCTCGAGGTCGAGCTCGTCGTGGCCGAGGTGGGCCGCGAGGCCGAGGGCGACCAGATCTACCGGCTGACGTACGACGGCTCGGTGGCCGACGAGCACGGCTGGGTCGTCATGGGCGGCCAGGCGGAGCGCCTCGGCACGCTCGTGGGCGACGCGTGGCAGCCGGGCATGACGCTGCCGCAGGTGCTGCGGCTCGCGGTGCGCGCGCTCGGTGCGCCGCCCGAGGACGGCGGCGAGCAGCGCACGATCCCCGCGGCCCAGCTCGAGGTCGCCGTGCTGGACCGGACCCGTCCGCGCCGCGCGTTCCGCCGTCTGGCGGGGCCGCTGCTGGAGGACCTGCTGGAGGGCTGA
- a CDS encoding FKBP-type peptidyl-prolyl cis-trans isomerase, which produces MRGLRRARGALAAVCVAAVALTGCSDSEEAPPDVVVTGDAGVAPTLTYVAPLQVTETYREAVWQGTGPALVDGAPILIDYWLENASEATLVRDSFSGSPRSQLLTRADLGADLYETLSGQRVGARLLQVAPASERGDEYPTATVIDVLPTRAEGSEVEPLEGFPAVGEAKDGAPTFTPVESKPPATLRVQPVLRGAGKQVVASDTVTVQFTGWAWTSGEEFDSTWASGGLPLSFSLQDVPAWQEGLVDQPVGSRVMLIVPPSYALGVTQSEELSGQTVVFVVDILNARTPGGTAP; this is translated from the coding sequence GTGCGAGGACTGCGACGCGCGCGAGGCGCGCTGGCCGCCGTGTGCGTGGCGGCGGTCGCGCTGACCGGCTGCTCGGACTCCGAGGAGGCCCCGCCCGACGTCGTCGTGACGGGCGACGCGGGCGTCGCGCCGACGCTCACGTACGTCGCGCCGCTGCAGGTGACCGAGACCTACCGCGAGGCCGTGTGGCAGGGGACCGGGCCCGCGCTCGTCGACGGTGCGCCGATCCTCATCGACTACTGGCTCGAGAACGCGTCGGAGGCGACGCTCGTGCGCGACAGCTTCTCGGGCAGCCCGCGCTCGCAGCTCCTCACGCGCGCGGACCTCGGCGCGGACCTGTACGAGACGCTCAGCGGGCAGCGTGTCGGAGCGCGCCTGCTGCAGGTCGCCCCGGCGTCCGAGCGGGGCGACGAGTACCCGACCGCGACCGTCATCGACGTGCTGCCGACGCGCGCCGAGGGCAGCGAGGTCGAGCCTCTCGAGGGGTTCCCCGCGGTGGGCGAGGCGAAGGACGGTGCCCCGACGTTCACCCCCGTGGAGTCGAAGCCCCCCGCGACGCTGCGCGTGCAGCCCGTCCTGCGCGGCGCCGGCAAGCAGGTCGTCGCGAGCGACACGGTCACGGTGCAGTTCACCGGCTGGGCGTGGACCAGCGGTGAGGAGTTCGACTCGACCTGGGCGTCGGGCGGCCTGCCGCTGTCGTTCTCGCTGCAGGACGTGCCCGCGTGGCAGGAAGGGCTCGTCGACCAGCCCGTCGGCAGCCGCGTCATGCTCATCGTGCCGCCGTCGTACGCGCTCGGCGTGACCCAGAGCGAGGAGCTCTCCGGTCAGACCGTCGTGTTCGTCGTCGACATCCTCAACGCCCGCACCCCCGGAGGGACTGCCCCGTGA